One stretch of Caloenas nicobarica isolate bCalNic1 chromosome 2, bCalNic1.hap1, whole genome shotgun sequence DNA includes these proteins:
- the ZNF706 gene encoding zinc finger protein 706 → MARGQQKIQSQQKNAKKQAEQKKKQGHDQKAAAKAALIYTCTVCRTQMPDPKTFKQHFESKHPKTPLPPELADVQA, encoded by the exons ATGGCTCGTGGACAGCAGAAGATTCAGTCGCAGcagaaaaatgccaaaaagcaagctgagcaaaaaaagaaacaaggacATGATCAGAaggctgcagccaaggctgccttGATATATACCTGCACTGTCTGTAGG ACGCAAATGCCGGATCCCAAGACCTTCAAACAGCACTTTGAAAGCAAGCATCCTAAGACTCCACTTCCTCCAGAATTGGCTGATGTTCAGGCGTAA